The nucleotide sequence CTGCTTTGTTTAAAAGACAAGGTGGTGAGCGATATACCAAAAAGGCGATGTAAATCGTCAGGTAACTGTACAAGAGATGACCGTAAGGGAACTATTGATGAAGCATCGAAAACTGTTCAGATGATGTCAGAACCGAGTCTTTTCTGTCAGACTTGGGATAAATCCGGAAGGGACCTGTTTACTGTCCGGGTGGCATCCGGTGTAAAGATAGCATGACTTGTACAGAGGCTCTTTCACGGAACGCAGGAACCTGCTCCGGGATGTTAAGGAAGAAGTTCAAGCAGAAGCCCTGCAAGAACCAGCGTACCGAGGACCGGAGGCAGGGGCGGACTGTTTCGTAGTAGCGAAGAAGTTTCTGTAATGGAAATGGAGCCAAGGGAACAGCTTATTCAAGCGTAGTAAATGTACAACTAGTAAAACAGGAGGATGCAAATGCAAAACGCAAAGTCGCATGAGATTTCTAAATTTTTAATCATGGATGCCTTCAAACGAGTCAAGGCAAACCATGGAAGTGCGGGTATTGATGGTGTATCGATTGAGCAGTTTGAGAAAAATCTCAAAGACAATCTGTACAAAATCTGGAACCGCATGAGTTCGGGTAGCTACTTCCCTCCATCGGTCAAATTGGTAGAAATACCTAAGCCCAATGGAGACAAACGTCCGCTAGGTATACCTACGGTGGCAGACAGGATTGCTCAAATGGCGGCAGTGATAATACTGGAGCCTCAGATTGAACCCTGCTTCCACGAGGATTCCTATGCCTACAGGCCCAACAGATCCGCTCACGATGCTATAGCCAAAGCACGCGAGCGGTGCTGGAAGTACAACTGGGTATTGGATATGGATATCAGCAAGTTCTTTGACACTATCGACCACGATCTGTTGATCAAAGCAGTCAAACTTCACACTGATTGTGCATGGGTGCTGCTTTACATAGAACGTTGGCTCAAAGTGCCGTACGAACTGCAAGATGGCAGTAAAATTGACCGTGATAAAGGAGTGCCGCAAGGTTCCGTTATCGGCCCTGTTTTGGCCAATCTGTTCCTGCACTACGCCTTCGACAAGTGGATGAGCAGGTATTATCCGCACATTCCCTTCGAAAGGTATGCAGACGACACCATCTGCCATTGTTCCACTCAATCCCAGGCTCAAGCACTTAAAGTTGCCGTTCAACAACGATTTGCACAATGTAAACTCATGTTGAACGAAGACAAAACAAAGATTGTGTACTGTAAAGACAGCCGACGAAAGGGGGAGTTTGAAACAATCTCTTTCGACTTTTTGGGCTACACCTTCCGTCCTCGTAAAGCCAGAGGCAGGAATGGCATCAACTTTACAGGCTTTCTGCCGGCAATCAGCAACAAGGCCTGCAACCGCATCCGCGAAAAGATGCGCAGCTGGAAGACGAAGAAACAACTGTTTCTATCGCTGGAAACCTTGGCGAAAAGCATCAATCCAGTGCTTCGGGGATGGATTACCTATTACGGAAAATTTTATCCCACCCGACTCAAAAGACTGTTAGAGGAAGTAAACAGACATCTGGCCAGATGGGTTACAGCCAAGTTCAAGCGCTTCAAGGGGAAACCTTATCGTGCATACTACTGGCTGGGAAACATCTCCCGTAAAGAGACAAAACTCTTTTACCACTGGATATGGGGTGTCACTCCAACCGCTAATAGTAGGAAATCTATGCAGACTGAATAAGAAGAGCCGTGTGATGGGAGACTGTCACGCACGGTTCTGTGAGAGGCTTGAGCTGAAATGCTCAGGCCTACTCGACTTAAAACGACATTTATTCGTTTTGGTTGGATATTGTTAGCCTCAACGTAAGCGTCTCCGCGATACCGTCTTGACAGCATAAATGCATAATCTTACTTTTGTTTCCTAAAAAAGGAACAAATGAAAGCATCCGAACTTTATGCATTGGCCATTGAGGAGTACAAGCAGATCAGTATTTCATGCACTATGACATTACGCGATTATTGCAAAGAGCGCCATATCTGTTATAACGGCATTCAATGTTGGATGAGCAGGCATTCCATAAAAGTAGTAGATCTCAAACCACGTCCTGTATTACCTGAGGTTTCTGTTTCTGCTTCCGCTCATGAGCAAGCCTCTTGTGAAGGACAGCAGATTTATCCGCTCTCCTTTACAAAGGAGGCATCGGAGAAACCGGTTTTCGCAGGGAATGTTTTCCCTGTGCTTAAAGGTGTCAGTATTACCTTTCCCGATGGCGTAGTTATATCCATTAAAGAGATAAGCCAGGAAGATCTCAATAAATTTATACAAACTTACTCTAACTGATAAACCGATGTTTGCACTTACAGAATCCATGAACTATTATCTATGTCCGCATTATGTGGATATGCGCAAAGGTAT is from uncultured Macellibacteroides sp. and encodes:
- the ltrA gene encoding group II intron reverse transcriptase/maturase; translated protein: MQNAKSHEISKFLIMDAFKRVKANHGSAGIDGVSIEQFEKNLKDNLYKIWNRMSSGSYFPPSVKLVEIPKPNGDKRPLGIPTVADRIAQMAAVIILEPQIEPCFHEDSYAYRPNRSAHDAIAKARERCWKYNWVLDMDISKFFDTIDHDLLIKAVKLHTDCAWVLLYIERWLKVPYELQDGSKIDRDKGVPQGSVIGPVLANLFLHYAFDKWMSRYYPHIPFERYADDTICHCSTQSQAQALKVAVQQRFAQCKLMLNEDKTKIVYCKDSRRKGEFETISFDFLGYTFRPRKARGRNGINFTGFLPAISNKACNRIREKMRSWKTKKQLFLSLETLAKSINPVLRGWITYYGKFYPTRLKRLLEEVNRHLARWVTAKFKRFKGKPYRAYYWLGNISRKETKLFYHWIWGVTPTANSRKSMQTE